The following nucleotide sequence is from Aspergillus luchuensis IFO 4308 DNA, chromosome 1, nearly complete sequence.
CAATCTCTACACATGAATGCCCGGACACATACCATGGAAGAATTTCCCGCAGCCAGATCTTGAGCCGCTAGGTGCAAGGCGACCAAGCTGCTCGAGCAGGCTGAATCAAGGTTCATAGAGACACctttgaagttgaagaaccAGCTCACCCGATGGGCTAGCATTGAGAAGGCAATTCCCATCGCGGCGTGGGTGGCTTCGAGCTCAAAGTCCTCCTGTAGGACACTCTGGTAGTCATTGGTGAAACACCCCGTGTATACGGCCGTGTTAGTGCCGGAACACTTCTCAATTGGGATGCCAGCTGGACGAGTCATGAGCAAACTGGAATAGGTTGTCGTGAAGGAGGGAATGGGTACCATCTTCCAATGCGTGGTATGTCGCTTCCAACATGCGTCGGTGCTGTGGATCCATACAGGCAGCCTCTCCGGGcgtgatggagaagaaaggagcGTCGAATGCTCCCAGGTCTTCTCGGATGAAGTTTCCTCCCCGAACAGGTAGCTACGAAGAACATCAGCCGTGTGAGGTACACAGGATCATTAGAGGGGGCGTACGTTACTAGGCCGATCCTTCGACGGGTGGTAGAACGCCTCGATGTTCATCCGATCCGTGGGGAAGTCCGTACTGGCGGATCTTCCGTGGCGAATCATCTCCCAAAAGCTTTCACTGGATGTCGCCTCCTGGGGAAACTCAAAGGCAAAGCCGACAATGGCCAAGGGAACTGACCGGCTGTCGCTCGGGCAGTATGAATCTTCGCTGAGCATAAGCGGCATTGTATAGAATAGAGATTCTTGcgtagaagaaaagagagctGTCTTATTGCAACTGATTTGTGGCACTCATTGCAGGTTCTAGTCTTTGCCTTATATCTTctcggagagagagggtcggCTAACTGGATAGTCCCTAGTTCCATGTCAACCCGGGATGGGATTTATAGGACAACTGTGACCTCATTAATCCTCTTCCGCCGATATGGCCCCTGAATTGCATCCACAGGACCCATCAGGAGAGGGCTGTGCTCAGAGTGTACAGACATGTCGTTTATCCGGTAGCATATCGAAGAGGCTTGGGTTGTCGATGGCTCCCAAGTGAGTGCAGGTGATTCGCATACCCGCCGCGACTGGCCGAGTGAGGCTAGAAGCGATAAAATGGCGAGCAATGATTGGTTggctgtatgtatgtgatTGCTGACAAACATGGATGAACAGAGAGGGAGTGGTGTTGTCTGATGTCGGCTGTGCCACCGTTAGTGCAATTAGGGCAGTGCTGCTGCAAGACCACACCAAAGCGGTCCTGTGGCCCGTTCTAATGCTCATGACCGGCTTCCTAGTGGAAGCTAGCCGAGCAAATGGGCTAGGGACATCGTATTACCTTTTTTCTGTGTCCGGGTCTAGTGTGTCTCTCGGTCTCATTGTCTGGTATGTAGAACTGCAGGATAGTCGgagctgttggtggtggttcagCAACGGCTCCTGGTGGACTGGGGACACTATCATGattgggttgttggtggaaTATTTAAAGCAGGTCAGATTTTAGCTTCCTGCGATGTCGAGGTCACTCCCACTCAGGGTCCGACGATTTTTGCAGTGCGGGCCGCCGAGAGTAGACATAATTTAGCCTGTACACTAGAGTAGCTCTAGTCTGATTAGTTAGTGGGTACAAAGCTagaggttgttggtggtcttGCTCGCTGCTTTGTGACGTCTAATAATACGTAGGACTTGGCAGAGATGGAATCTGAAGGCCAGCCTTCTTTCCTTATGATATGGCGAGCTTCTAAGCTCGTGTATTTCCATGTATCTTACCAAGATCCTTCGTAACGGGGCAACGCTCTTACATGTCGTGTGACGGCTTCTGCCATCAGCGTGGAGGCAGCGGCCATCGTTTCTCGGCTTCAGACAGCCAGTGACATAGGAAAGCCCACAGGTGATACTTCCTAACCTTGGTGCATCATGATGAGAATTCTTGGCTGCATTAATTGTGCTGGAACGTTCgttccagcaccagctcaAGACTGCAGTTGGATTGGATAACTATGGCGTCTGAGCATTGATGTCGCATATCAGTGGGGTGGTCTAGTCGATCAGACGAATCGGGATGATTTTATCAGACTCAAATCGTGTGCTTTCCCCACTCCCCCACTGTGACGTGCTCTAGTGACAATAGGGTCTTCCATAGGAGTGATTAGACATGTGGAGCGGGTATTCCTCTTGGTCCCTATTCGTCTGGTCGAGTAGACTGAAACTTGGCGTGATTACAAACTCGGGGAGCAGTCGAAGTACGGTGCAGCTGTCGAGTAGTTTATCCTGCAATGGTGCCTCTCAATGAGGAAAAGCCTCTTCAGCAATACCCTTGGAATTTCTTCACTTTGTAGGATACATTCGCTGATTCTGGACATGCGTATTGCTTCCAGAAGTATCGACGTATGTCTATGATGATTTTGAATCAGCCGACTCTTTTGACTGGTCAAATTGCAGACACATACTACTGTACACATCCCTAGCTAAGAAAATGGATATACTGGATGACTAGTTCTTCCATTGAGCAATGCGTACGCTGTAAATAACGAGCTAAACACAGTATCAATCGATCTTCGTCTCCCTTATAGCAAACCGCCTTTGAAACAAAGTCTTTTCCATACGATCGCATGCTAGATCCCAATCAAAGCTTCGGGTCCATTTACGATGGTAAGGCTGATATCCAAGTAAGCTACCCAGCCAACCGCCGAGCGtaatccccatccccattgcTATGACTGACCCGAAGGGCACCCACTCTGGCAGTGACAGATAGGAGCCCCCAGCATCGAAAATCTGCCAACATGGAAATAATCAACTCAGTTAGCCAAAGCCTGGCACAAACTGTGTGAAAGGGGTCattcaagaaaaaaaaactcaCCGACATGACCTGTAAAATATCGACATTCTTGCCCACAACTACTGTCTCCTCCTGGTATCCGTACCAATTCATGAAAAACAATATATCCAGCTTGAATGTCTCCACAGTATCCTGCCCGGATAATAAAAATCGTATTATCCCACCGCTTCTAGATGATATCATATCATCGTTTGAACGCTGCTGTGCAGGAAATAAAGGCGGATACAATCGATGATTAACCCACGGACGAATACAGAATCGTCCACTCTGGGGGGTTAGCGTGTACTGTTGGTTCCCAACATCAACGCACAATTTCCCTTCTATGACTTCTATGTACTCTTCCTGATGTGGATGGAAATGCTTTGGGGGCTTGACGTTCTTGAGGAATGAAGGCCACTTGTCAAGGTGGAAGGTGATTTCAAAGGCGAAGACAAAGGGTGGGATATGCCGTTCCTGGGTGATGATCGCTCCATTGAAGCTGTAGCTTTCTGGTTAATAAGAATGTATGCATTGGATGGAGTGCTTATCAAAGTATGTACGTACCCTCTTTGAATAGAAGGATCGGAAGGGATTTCAGTCGAGCTCATGATGGTGAAAGGTTGAATTTACCTTCAGCTCGGCCCATTTGTTAAATTGTAGATGACCATGGGGCAATATCGGGGTCTGGTCTGTTAGTTATATGGCTTTACTGACATGTGGCACAGTATGGAGAAGACAAGTATGGCATTGATCTGACTAGGGGCGGGAACAAGGACGGAAGTAAACACTTTGTAAGCAGCTGGTATCGAATGCATTCGTGAATAGTGGGTATGAAATGGACTGCTGAGTGACCTTTACAAGCCGCTGCTGATATTCGTTGGAGACTGGTTATGAAATGAAGTAAGCACTAAGCTGATGGGTATAGTATCCGCATCAGCATCCAAGTGTGAAACTCGCAGGAAAAGCGCATTACGCAATGCCTTCGGGTGAGGCTAAGACGGGCTCAAATATATCTTGAAGAAATGCAAGCACCGTTttatccttcttttcttatttagtAGTCTATGACTGGACCGTTGTCATACCTGGAGAAATCGTCCAGATGTAGCCATCCATTACAATGGCGCTGCTTGCAAGACGTGGCTCAAGTATTGTTTCCATGTTACTTCAACTTTCGCTCGCATATTGGCATGTGGCAGTGACTGGCGATAGTACTTTATCGAAGCGACCCCGCACGGAAGAGCTGAAGATAAGGCAGTCGATCGTGGGCACTCGGCTAGCCTTATACTTTAGCGACCATGGCAGTATATCTTGACGCACGCCGCGCCTAAACTTACTGTTAGGGTCGTGCCGGAAGGTCGGTGCGAGAGTCGGTCGGCCCTGCCCGGTTAATCCTTACCTTCATGGAAGCGGGATGCGGAACTTAATGCCACGGAGAAGCAGTGTCGCCTAAACCTAACCTTTGGGGAATGCTTCCGGGCATTCCAAGACTCTGCTTATCTCCACACTCTGTTGCAGGATTTATCAGCTCAAGCCTATAAGTCAGACTATACCTCACATATTTCGTTCCCAATTCAAAACTACAGCCAATATTTCGTGCGAGATATTTCACCTTTAGCTATGTCGGTACCCCACCCCTTTGATCCTTTGAGTCCAAAGGAGATCGCAAAGGTATGGAAACAAACGAAAGCCATATGAATAGTTGTTTTCTAACAGTGGTCTCAGGCCGCGGATATTGTACGCCATGCATTTCCCGGGAAAACCCCCAATTTTCGAGTGATAACCTTGAAGGAACCTCCAAAGGCAGACATGGTTCCCTTTTTGGAGCAAGTTTATAAAGGAAATTGTGCACCGAAAAGGCCTGCGAGAGTTGCTCGTGTCCAAGTAGTCCTTCCTGGAGGTTCTTCTGCAAATGAGTTTATTGAACTCCTAGTCGATCTCGAAGACGCTACAATCATTGAAAAGGAACACCTAATCGGAAGGCATCCGTATATCGACTCTGACTATATGAAAGCCGCCGAGAAGGCGTGCATGTCAGATCCGAACGTTCAGGAAGAGATTGCTCGCTTGCAACTGCCGGACGGTGCTACCGTTGTTGTTGAGTCATGGGCATATGCCACAGATGGCACCAAGGACACTTCACAACGGACTACCATGGTAAATACATCAGATTAATCAAAGTGCACAACGGCTGGATGTTAACCAAGTATATAGTGTTGGTTCTACATGCGCTTGGTGGATGACGCCGATGCCAATTACTATGCCTATCCTCTAGATCTGTGCGCGGAAGTATCGGAAGACTTGAAAGTCACCAAGACGTATCAACTTCCTTCTGGTCCAGACGATCGCATTCATGACAAGCCGAAGCCATTCGATCGCCGCAAAATCCACGGCGCGGAGATCGAATACAGCCCTGGATTGAGAGCTTCACCGCGAACAACTACAAAGCCCTACCAAGTGGTACAGCCGGAAGGTCCCTCATTCAAGACACAAGGAAACCATTTAGACTGGGAAAAATGGTCCATGCACATCGGGTTCAACTACCGAGAAGGCCTCACCCTTCACGACATTCGCTACGGTGGCCGAAGCCTCTTCTACCGCTTGTCCCTTGCAGAAATGTTTGTGCCTTATGGCGACCCGCGAGCCCCTTACCCTCGCAAGGGGGCATTTGATCTTGGCAATGACGGGGCGGGAATCAATGCTAACAACCTTCGTCTGGGTTGTGACTGCTTGGGTCACATCAAGTATTTTGATGGCTGGCACACGACTACTGCAGGGGACCCATTGAAGCTTCCGAACGTAGTCTGCTGtcatgaggaagatgacggcATTTTGTGGAAACACACAAACTACCGGACGAGAAATGCGGTGGTGACGCGCTCGCGGATCCTCGTCCTgcaaaccatcatcaccgttAGCAATTACGAATAT
It contains:
- a CDS encoding uncharacterized protein (COG:S;~EggNog:ENOG410PP44;~InterPro:IPR014710,IPR011051;~TransMembrane:1 (o181-206i);~antiSMASH:Cluster_1.14) translates to MSSTEIPSDPSIQRGFNGAIITQERHIPPFVFAFEITFHLDKWPSFLKNVKPPKHFHPHQEEYIEVIEGKLCVDVGNQQYTLTPQSGRFCIRPWVNHRLYPPLFPAQQRSNDDMISSRSGGIIRFLLSGQDTVETFKLDILFFMNWYGYQEETVVVGKNVDILQVMSIFDAGGSYLSLPEWVPFGSVIAMGMGITLGGWLGSLLGYQPYHRKWTRSFDWDLACDRMEKTLFQRRFAIRETKID
- a CDS encoding amine oxidase (COG:Q;~EggNog:ENOG410PHGJ;~InterPro:IPR015798,IPR016182,IPR036460,IPR000269, IPR015802,IPR015800;~PFAM:PF01179,PF02728,PF02727;~antiSMASH:Cluster_1.14;~go_function: GO:0005507 - copper ion binding [Evidence IEA];~go_function: GO:0008131 - primary amine oxidase activity [Evidence IEA];~go_function: GO:0048038 - quinone binding [Evidence IEA];~go_process: GO:0009308 - amine metabolic process [Evidence IEA];~go_process: GO:0055114 - oxidation-reduction process [Evidence IEA]) codes for the protein MSVPHPFDPLSPKEIAKAADIVRHAFPGKTPNFRVITLKEPPKADMVPFLEQVYKGNCAPKRPARVARVQVVLPGGSSANEFIELLVDLEDATIIEKEHLIGRHPYIDSDYMKAAEKACMSDPNVQEEIARLQLPDGATVVVESWAYATDGTKDTSQRTTMCWFYMRLVDDADANYYAYPLDLCAEVSEDLKVTKTYQLPSGPDDRIHDKPKPFDRRKIHGAEIEYSPGLRASPRTTTKPYQVVQPEGPSFKTQGNHLDWEKWSMHIGFNYREGLTLHDIRYGGRSLFYRLSLAEMFVPYGDPRAPYPRKGAFDLGNDGAGINANNLRLGCDCLGHIKYFDGWHTTTAGDPLKLPNVVCCHEEDDGILWKHTNYRTRNAVVTRSRILVLQTIITVSNYEYIFAFQFGQDASIHYEVRATGILSTAPIDIGDKVPWGTIVAPGVLAPYHQHLFSLRMDPAIDGHSNSLQIEESHAIPVDVHSFDHTGKSQKQIDSHRNPFGVGYVTRSSIVEKESGLDLDITKNRTFKIINENVINPVTGTPVGFKLLPAYSQMLLAHPDSYHARRSEFGRHAVWVTRYTEDEHFPSGRHTMQSLGGDGIASAIAKRAGTEHSSVRNKDIVIWHTFGSTHNPRIEDWPVMPSEKMVVGLKPVNFFTGNPGLDVAISTQERNRSVLVEGGDDVDSRSGCCNL